The Delphinus delphis chromosome 2, mDelDel1.2, whole genome shotgun sequence genome contains a region encoding:
- the DIO3 gene encoding thyroxine 5-deiodinase has translation MPRQATPRLVVGEGRGSQGALGGAATMLRSLLLHSLRLCAQTASCLVLFPRFLGTAFMLWLLDFLCIRKHLLGRRRRGQPQTEVELNSDGEEMPPDDPPICVSDDNRLCTLASLRAVWHGQKLDFFKQAHEGGPAPNSEVVLPDGFQNQHILDYARGNRPLVLNFGSCTUPPFMARMSAFQRLVTKYQRDVDFLIIYIEEAHPSDGWVTTDSPYSIPQHRSLEDRVSAARVLQQGAPECSLVLDTMANSSSSAYGAYFERLYVIQSGTIMYQGGRGPDGYQVSELRTWLECYDEQLHGPQTRRV, from the coding sequence ATGCCTCGCCAAGCCACCCCGCGTTTGGTGGTGGGGGAAGGTAGAGGGTCCCAGGGAGCACTGGGGGGCGCCGCCACCATGCTCCGCTCCCTGCTGCTTCACTCCCTGAGGCTCTGCGCCCAGACCGCCTCGTGCCTCGTGCTCTTCCCGCGCTTCCTCGGCACGGCCTTCATGCTCTGGCTGCTCGACTTCCTGTGCATCCGCAAGCATTTACTGGGCCGCCGACGCCGGGGTCAGCCCCAAACTGAAGTGGAGCTCAACAGCGATGGCGAGGAGATGCCCCCCGACGACCCGCCTATCTGCGTGTCCGACGACAACCGCCTGTGCACCCTGGCGTCGCTGAGGGCAGTGTGGCACGGCCAGAAGTTGGATTTCTTCAAGCAGGCACACGAAGGCGGTCCAGCGCCCAACTCCGAGGTGGTCCTGCCCGACGGCTTCCAGAACCAGCACATCCTCGACTACGCCCGAGGAAACCGCCCGCTGGTGCTCAATTTCGGTAGCTGCACCTGACCACCGTTCATGGCGCGGATGAGCGCCTTCCAGCGCCTGGTCACCAAGTATCAGCGCGACGTCGACTTCCTCATCATCTACATTGAGGAAGCGCACCCCTCGGACGGCTGGGTCACCACGGACTCTCCCTACAGCATCCCGCAGCACCGCAGCCTGGAGGACCGGGTCAGCGCAGCGCGGGTACTGCAGCAAGGTGCTCCCGAATGCTCTCTCGTCCTCGACACCATGGCCAACTCTAGCAGCTCCGCCTACGGCGCCTACTTCGAGCGCCTCTATGTCATCCAGAGTGGCACCATTATGTACCAGGGCGGCCGTGGCCCTGATGGCTACCAGGTCTCCGAGCTGCGCACCTGGCTGGAGTGCTACGATGAGCAGCTGCATGGCCCTCAGACCCGTCGAGTGTAA